TCTTCCGTTCCGAGGGCTAGTTGATTTACTTCTGGATAAAAGAACATAGCTAACGTTGGAATCTCTTGTATAGGTAGGGAAGAATGACTAGGTATATCTATAGAATACCCACTACTGGTTTTTGTATAGATTAATTCAGAGGGGATAGTAGTTAAGTAATTAGATGGAGGAGCAGCAGTAAGCTTTTCTGGTGAAAAGGGTGGCCCCTGTTCAGCCTCTGTATAAGATGTGATTGCAGTTTTCATGACCATAAGAAACAAGTCTTCCTCCGTATAAGATGGTGTTTCTGTAACAATTGGAGGACCTTGGTTGTGGAAGAATGTTTCTTCTGTCTTATAATAATGATGTTCCACGTTGGCCTGATGGATATATTTATCATTTGTAATAATCGTACGGAATAGTAGGAATAAAGTAAGTAGCATTAATATAGAAGCAATTAAAAATAACCAAATCAAACTTTTAGGTGTAGAAGGTGCAGATGGAGCTACGTTTTTTATAGGTTTTTTGATGTGCTGAAGATCAACTTTAGCCTCATAGTGATTCAAAGAAGCGGCTTTTAGTAGGCGATGTTTATACCTTTTGTTATCCCCTGTTACTTTCGCTTGTTGGGCATACTCGTACCACTTTTCAGCATCATAAGGGTTATAGTGCAGATACTTGCGTAAAAATCCATGATCATGCTTGGATAGGAATACATTAGGCTTCACCTCTACTAATATATCTGAATCCTTCAAGAAGAACTCCCCCTCACGTACGTTCGTTATAAAGAACTTGAATTTATTTTTAGTATAGGTCAAAATATGAAACAATGCAATAGATTAAGGAGAGTTCTGTTCTTAATAAAAAACTGAATGTTAACTTATTTTCTTTTTGTCATAGTAATCTTGATAAAATAAATAACTCACACCATCCTGCCACAAATTTTCAAAAGCTTCGCTTAATGATAAAGCAAATGTTTTATTCGTTATCTTCATAAGTAACTCATCATTTTTTCGGTCAGCATTATAAGTGAAGTTATAGGACCCAGCTAAGACATTAGTTTTGTCTGCAATCAACATTTTGATATGCATAGTACCATCATGCGTGTTCGTTCTAATAGCAATTCCGTGGTCAGACATCTCTTTTATATTTTTGTATTGGGCGTCAAAGGTTTTTAGCTGTTCTCTATCGGTAAAGACACGAACCGTAACGCCCCGTTTTGCAGCCTGGCATAGTTCCTTAGCTATATTTTTATCTGAAAAGAGGAATATAGCCACATCAATAGTTCGTGAGGCATTTTGAATGATCTGAATAATTTGTTGTTTAGGAGCGCGGTTGGACTTGGATAAAAAGAAATCTAGGGAATAGGTTTCCTTGTGTTTCTTTTTGCCAACTACATACCCAATATAGGAACCTGCTAACAAAGAACATCCTGCGGTAAACAGTAATTCCATTGTCACACCTCCTTACACAATCTTTATGTTTTAACCTATTTGTCCTATACAGTTTTTTGTAAGAGGGGAGAGGGTAAATAAAGAAAGATTAATTGTTTGACTTATTGTACTGTAGTATAGTAATTTATTATAAGAATTCCGATAAAAATTATAGGAATTATTGTGATGAAGATTAAAAAGGAGGGGAATACATGAAAAAACTTTGGGCATCGTACCTTAATGCATCGCTCATATTAAAAATTACAATAGCACTTATTCTTGGTATTATCGTTGGGTTGATTTTAGGAGAGCAAGCGACCGTGTTTGCACCATTGGGCGACCTATTGATGCGGTTACTACAGTTTATCATCATTCCGCTTATTTTATTTACCTTGATTGTGGGAATCAATCAGACGAAGTTAGGTAATCTAGGAAGAATGGGTGGAAAGATATTTCTTTACTATGTAGTAACATCTGCATTAGCTATTACTGTAGGATTAGCGGTAGCTAATGTCTTCGATCCAGGTACAGGAATCACACAACCTCCAGAAGAGGAAATTGAGGCCAATGAACACCCAGGTATAGCAAGCGTATTACTCAACATTGTACCTAAGAACATCGTAACAGCCTTTGGTGATATGAACCTTCTAGGTATCATCTTCACAGCATTTGTCTTTGGAATTGCCATCGCAGCATTGAGAAGCTCAGAAGAGCATGCTGATTTAGGCGAGCATGTATATAAAGTAGTAAATGGGTTAAATGAAGCAACATTTAAAATCATGAACGCGATACTTCAATATGTACCAATTGGGATTTTTGCGATTATTGCTGGTACAATAGGTCAACAAGGCATGGATACCATTTTATCTCTTGGAAATATGGTGTTCGTGCTGTATATCGCTTTGATTGTGCAAGTTGGTATTTACGTTCTTTTTATGCTTGCATTCAAGATGAAGCCAGGTGAGTTCTTCGCTCAAGCCCGTACGCCTATGATTACAGCCTTTGTAACACAGAGTAGTTCAGGTACATTGCCTGTAACACTAAATGCCGCGAATCGCCTCGGTTTATCAAAGAGTCTTTATGGCTTTAGCCTACCGCTAGGCGCTACGATAAACATGGACGGTGCTGCAATTCGTATCGCTGTCTCCGCAGTTTTTGCTGCGAACTACGCAGATATTTCACTAGGATTTACGAGTATGTTATCGATTGTCAT
The sequence above is drawn from the Pontibacillus yanchengensis genome and encodes:
- a CDS encoding dicarboxylate/amino acid:cation symporter, which codes for MKKLWASYLNASLILKITIALILGIIVGLILGEQATVFAPLGDLLMRLLQFIIIPLILFTLIVGINQTKLGNLGRMGGKIFLYYVVTSALAITVGLAVANVFDPGTGITQPPEEEIEANEHPGIASVLLNIVPKNIVTAFGDMNLLGIIFTAFVFGIAIAALRSSEEHADLGEHVYKVVNGLNEATFKIMNAILQYVPIGIFAIIAGTIGQQGMDTILSLGNMVFVLYIALIVQVGIYVLFMLAFKMKPGEFFAQARTPMITAFVTQSSSGTLPVTLNAANRLGLSKSLYGFSLPLGATINMDGAAIRIAVSAVFAANYADISLGFTSMLSIVIVGTLASIGTAGVPGAGIVMIATVFSQVGLPMEAVAILTSIDALVGMGATSLNITGDLVGTSIINKTEKKHEQVSA
- a CDS encoding L,D-transpeptidase encodes the protein MKDSDILVEVKPNVFLSKHDHGFLRKYLHYNPYDAEKWYEYAQQAKVTGDNKRYKHRLLKAASLNHYEAKVDLQHIKKPIKNVAPSAPSTPKSLIWLFLIASILMLLTLFLLFRTIITNDKYIHQANVEHHYYKTEETFFHNQGPPIVTETPSYTEEDLFLMVMKTAITSYTEAEQGPPFSPEKLTAAPPSNYLTTIPSELIYTKTSSGYSIDIPSHSSLPIQEIPTLAMFFYPEVNQLALGTEDGTILASYLVGSGDGLPFITSEISERVTNPNGGNGVFGTRGLALEQNYAIHGTNDPDSIGKYKSAGCIRMSNEDIETLYPYVSKGTPFIVKEGSPPPAQFIDGLPPFPTSSDTTKEEAPDKVYRWHM
- a CDS encoding phospholipase D-like domain-containing protein → MELLFTAGCSLLAGSYIGYVVGKKKHKETYSLDFFLSKSNRAPKQQIIQIIQNASRTIDVAIFLFSDKNIAKELCQAAKRGVTVRVFTDREQLKTFDAQYKNIKEMSDHGIAIRTNTHDGTMHIKMLIADKTNVLAGSYNFTYNADRKNDELLMKITNKTFALSLSEAFENLWQDGVSYLFYQDYYDKKKIS